One Faecalispora anaeroviscerum genomic window carries:
- a CDS encoding phospho-sugar mutase: MTEYERWRNTPLEDPKLTQELEDIADQPEEINDRFYRNLEFGTGGLRGVLGAGTNRMNIYTVRKATQGLANYLNQKKPGGSVAIAHDSRINSELFAKEAAGVLAASGITAYLYPELMPTPALSFAVRHLHCDAGINITASHNPAKYNGYKAYGSDGCQIALEMADRVLEEINSLDIFSDVKHVSYEDGVQRGLIQTIPQEVTDAYLAAVKQQSLLHDIDGGLKVVYTPLNGAGRMCVTRILKEIGIRDVTVVPEQAEPDGNFPTCPYPNPEFREALQKGLELSERLQPDLLLATDPDCDRAGIAVRHNGDFVLLNGNEVGVLLLDFVARMRRQNGTMPERPAAISTIVSTDMNEAVTAEYGIELFKVLTGFKYIGEKLGELEAKGEQDRFIFGYEESYGYLSGGYVRDKDAVNASMLICEMALDYKRQGKTLVDAMDDLYQKHGYYRNDLLNFAFEGQDGMNKMSAMMNALRKAAPEQIAGYRVIGHSDYETRIRFDGDAQSPIDLPKSNVLECRMENGCKLMVRPSGTEPKIKIYLSARGADQPEALKMIDQLKEASPKLLGI; this comes from the coding sequence ATGACAGAATATGAGAGATGGCGCAATACCCCTTTGGAAGACCCGAAGCTGACTCAGGAGCTGGAAGACATTGCCGATCAGCCGGAGGAGATCAACGACCGGTTTTACCGTAATCTGGAATTTGGCACGGGCGGTTTGCGCGGTGTGTTAGGCGCGGGAACCAACCGGATGAATATTTACACCGTGCGTAAGGCAACTCAGGGCCTGGCGAATTACCTCAATCAAAAGAAGCCCGGCGGTTCGGTGGCGATTGCCCACGACAGCCGCATCAATTCCGAGCTTTTCGCAAAAGAGGCCGCAGGTGTTCTGGCTGCCAGCGGCATCACGGCTTATCTGTACCCCGAGCTGATGCCTACGCCCGCTCTGTCCTTCGCGGTGCGTCACCTGCACTGCGATGCGGGCATCAACATAACGGCGAGCCATAACCCCGCAAAATACAACGGCTACAAGGCGTATGGCAGTGATGGCTGCCAGATCGCACTGGAAATGGCGGACCGCGTTCTGGAGGAAATTAACAGTCTCGATATTTTCAGCGACGTAAAGCATGTTTCTTATGAGGACGGCGTACAGCGGGGCCTGATTCAGACCATCCCGCAGGAGGTGACGGACGCGTATCTGGCGGCTGTGAAACAACAGAGCCTGCTCCATGATATTGACGGCGGACTGAAGGTGGTTTATACTCCCCTCAACGGCGCGGGACGCATGTGCGTGACCCGTATTCTGAAAGAGATTGGCATTCGCGATGTTACGGTTGTTCCCGAACAGGCCGAGCCGGACGGGAACTTCCCCACCTGTCCTTATCCCAACCCGGAATTCCGTGAGGCTCTGCAAAAGGGACTCGAGCTCAGCGAGCGCCTGCAGCCCGACCTGCTCCTGGCAACCGACCCAGATTGCGACCGCGCGGGCATTGCTGTGAGGCACAACGGCGACTTTGTGCTGCTCAACGGCAATGAGGTCGGCGTTCTTCTGCTCGATTTTGTGGCGCGCATGCGCCGCCAAAACGGCACCATGCCGGAGCGCCCGGCGGCGATCAGCACGATCGTCAGCACGGATATGAATGAGGCGGTCACGGCAGAATACGGGATCGAGCTGTTCAAGGTACTGACGGGATTCAAGTACATCGGGGAAAAGCTCGGTGAGCTGGAAGCCAAAGGCGAGCAGGATCGCTTTATTTTCGGGTACGAAGAGAGCTATGGCTACCTTTCGGGCGGCTATGTGCGAGATAAGGATGCCGTAAATGCTAGCATGCTGATCTGCGAGATGGCGCTTGATTATAAACGCCAGGGCAAAACGCTGGTAGATGCGATGGATGACCTGTATCAGAAGCACGGTTATTATAGGAACGACCTGCTGAACTTTGCGTTTGAAGGGCAGGACGGCATGAATAAGATGTCCGCTATGATGAATGCACTGCGGAAAGCCGCGCCGGAGCAGATTGCCGGCTACCGCGTGATTGGTCACAGCGATTACGAAACAAGAATTCGATTTGACGGCGATGCGCAGAGCCCCATTGATCTTCCAAAATCGAATGTTCTGGAATGCCGCATGGAAAACGGCTGCAAGCTGATGGTGCGTCCGTCCGGCACAGAGCCAAAGATTAAGATTTATCTTTCCGCGCGCGGGGCAGATCAACCGGAGGCCTTGAAAATGATAGACCAGCTCAAAGAGGCATCGCCGAAGCTGCTCGGAATTTAA
- a CDS encoding metallophosphoesterase: MRILVLSDTHGDRQTLHRVILSQPRAEVVIHLGDGSDDLEDERFIHPEKMFLQVRGNCDWGSALPPLGEIKLENRKLFYTHGNLYNVKYTLDEIKLAARLQKADILLFGHTHAPYTEYDKGLYVMNPGSLRGADASYGIVDLTPQGVVTNVIRAN; encoded by the coding sequence ATGAGAATTTTGGTACTATCAGATACACACGGGGATCGACAGACCCTGCACCGCGTGATTTTGTCGCAGCCAAGGGCGGAGGTAGTGATTCACCTGGGGGACGGGAGCGACGATCTGGAGGATGAACGCTTTATTCACCCGGAAAAGATGTTTTTACAGGTTCGCGGTAACTGCGACTGGGGTTCCGCTCTGCCGCCGCTTGGTGAAATCAAGCTCGAAAACCGCAAACTTTTTTATACTCACGGTAATTTATACAATGTAAAATACACACTGGATGAAATCAAGCTGGCGGCGCGCCTGCAAAAGGCGGATATTCTACTGTTTGGGCATACTCATGCGCCGTACACAGAGTACGACAAGGGGTTGTATGTAATGAACCCGGGCTCGCTGCGCGGCGCGGATGCAAGCTATGGCATTGTTGACCTGACACCGCAGGGTGTAGTGACAAATGTAATTCGCGCGAATTGA